From Aegilops tauschii subsp. strangulata cultivar AL8/78 chromosome 5, Aet v6.0, whole genome shotgun sequence:
TAGGTGAAAAACCCGTATAAGCAACAGCTGTAAACCGAGAAAAACGCAAGTCTGAAGAAATTTCTCTGCATTATCCTCCTACTCCGTGTTGTTTACTGAAAGAAGTCTGCAgtcacccgcaaaaaaaagaaaaaaaaaaaggTCTGCAGCGTGTTGTTTCATCCACTGTTCTCAGCCAGTTAAAAAACCGAATTTTCTCACTCTCTCCTGTAATTCCCTTCACTGCCTGCGATATCGCTATTTTCCAGGGTTTTTCTTTCGCTCTCGTTTGCTTTTTTCTCTTTCGATAAAGCATTTTCATTACGAAAATGAAGTCTCGATATATCAAACTACCAATCTCTGATGCATCACGGCACCCACAGATCAACGACCTACATTCTAGGCATATAACCATATCTAAAGGATGCCAAACCACCCACTACAGGGGAGAGAAACAGTTATAACATTTTGATTTCTGTACACCAGCCAAAACATGAACAGGATTAAAGCAGGACGCAGCACGGGATCACCCAATACCCAGGCAGAAACAAAGCGAAATCTTTGGGCAGAAGGATGCCATCTGTGCGCTCTTCTGTAGACTTCGTTTGCTACCTGAGATAGTCTCTTCgaaacttccttaagcattttttGTACTCTTTTTTGTTTGCTTGCAGAATCACTCATGAATCCAAGAGAAAACACACGTAAATATAACATTGATAGGACTTGAAAGGAAAACGCGTTGAAGAAAACATGATCTACCTTGTTTTCCAAATTGTCCAAATCAAAGCAGCAACTCCAATAGAAATAACAGTCCTATCTTTACCAGAATAAATGAATTTTGAAAAAGATGAAAGAAAGATATAGTAATTTGGGGTTACCCAGCGCTCCGCAAATCAAATTCCATAAGAATCTTGCAAATGAGCATGAAAAGAACAAATGATCGATGCTCTCAGCAACACCACAAAAAATTGATCCTTTCCATCCTTCCCTAGAGAAATTATTCTTGGTTAGGATCCTCTCCCTTTAATTACAAAAATTTCGCTCTCGGTTGGTACTCGAGTCTAGCAAGAGTCCGGctcctctctctatctctctcgtCTAGACTCCGCAGTGTGTGGCACCGGTTCTAAGGATAAGATTCCCTTTAGATTCGGCCTTTGTTCATCATACGCCGCACGCTCTGACTCCCTCTTCTTCCACGCGCAATTCTCGGCCCGCGTCTCACGTCGGCAAGGGTATATTACAGTCCAGTGGAGCACCGACCACGGATCCTTCTTCACTCCTGGATTGCCCCTGGTCTCGTTCTCAAAAAGCATTGCTTCCATGGGAGCTTTCGTGAACGGCCTCGCCGTAGCGGCAGTGGGCTGGTGGCTTGCTCCGGTCATCACCTTCCTGCTGAATAAACTTCTGGCCTACCTCTATGATGCATCTCAAGACTTCATAGATATGAGGTCTGGGACTATGCCAAGACTCAGGTTCACGCTTGGGGAAGTCATGGAGCAGAGGATGCTGATTAAATTATCAAAGAAAGAATCCGATGTGACCACCAAACTCAGCGGCCTGGACAGCTTGCTGAAGAAGCTCAAGGATGCTCTGTACGAAGCTGAAGACATCCTCGACCTCGTCGACTATCACCGAATTGAGAAGGAGGTTGGGAAAGCTGGGTCTTCCACCTGGCTGCAGTGGTGTTGGCAACGCCTCTGTGACATCACCCGAGAAAAATCAGCCTGGCTGCTGCAGCGGGCCAAGCAGAGCTTGTGCTGGTTGAGGGGATGTTTACACATCGCCGGAGATACATCTGCTCCGCTGCTCCAATGGGTACATGAGAGGTTCTGCTGGTTGTGGCCGTGGGTACGGGTCGCCGGACAAAGAACAGCTCCGCTGCTGCAGGTTTGGCTACTTCTTGCTGTTGTGTTCTAGTGTAGGCTcaaaaacgcttttatattatgggacaaaGAGAGTACTCCTTCCGTTTCAAAATAAATGACCAAACTTTATACTAATTTTGTACCATAGATCTCTTAGCCTCCGTCAATTTCGTCTAGATTAAGGCTTTCTTATTTTACTATTGTGTGCGCAGCTGGCGAAGAAGGGCTTGTGCTGGTTATGGGGATGCGTGACTGGACCAGGTGAACTACTACCATCTGCTTCCGCGCCCTCGACTTCCTTGGTGCAGAGGATCTCATCGTGTTGTAGCTGCATATTCCACTGGTTAACAACCAAGACAACCAGGGCGATTGAGGGTGCCCGTTACTACCGAGACTGGTCCTTGGATGAGCTTGGCTTCACACGTTATCAACAGGTACCACCTAAAGTCCTGAACATTAAGCTAAATTGCATCCAGTTGGCTAGATATAAGTTCATTGTTGTTATTCATTTTTTTTTGCTAAATTAGCCATACTAGCCTCTAAACTCTAATCTGTCCAGTCTTCTGGATTAGCTACAAAACCTTATCTTCCGATCTACAttagtttgtctaattcacatctagatgttttttTAAGGATGCCACATTTAAGCTCCCACAAATATATAATGCAGCAACAAAAAAAACTAGGAcaaaaaaaaatagaccacaaacaaaGCACAACCGCGAGCACTGGCAATGGAGGGCGGCGGAGGTGGCACGCATGTGCATACGAGGTGTTCGAGGaaatacgagagagagaggggggggagaAGAAGGTTGATGTTGATGTGTGGACCCCACCTATAATAACGGTCAAAATAAACGGAGTTGACTTTGCCGCCACGTCAGACCTGACGGGTGGGTTCGCATGTCATAAACATGTTTAAATTGTCTAAACTGGCCATTTTtcgaaagtggtagtttttagtcacaaaattagaaaaaaattatagttttcggttagtttaaaaaaaattcaaaatttctAGAATGAAAGTCTTTATGCTCTTATTAATAAGATTTACTAACCTTATGATTTTGGAGAAGATAGGTGGAAGTTGTAAGTCCTATTGTAAGAATACTCCacttttcataattttcataataAAATATGAGGATTCtattatgaaaattatgaaaagtTCATTGATAGGAAAAGAATACTTAGCACACAGTATACTTTAAAAAAGTGATAGTTATGTGGGATGGTAACCcctaaagtggtagtttttttgTCAATCACTTGTATTTGCCCATTAAAAACTAGGCTTGTAACTGTCTTCTTTTCTTCAGCATCTTGTATGGCAGCAAAATCCCCTTTTCTGCTGCTGCTCACTTGCGAACCCCTAGCGCCCCTTAAGCACCCTATTGTTGATCAGTCTTAGCAATGATGTAAGTTCTGGCAGTTGTTTAGCGGTGATGTAAGCTCTGGCAGTTGCTTAACAGTGATGTAAGCAACTGGCAGTTGCGGCTGCTGCGGCACCCGTTAAAGTTGCTATACTGTTTTGATTTGGAAATTGGTTGCTTTTGCAGGCTGTTGTTATGGAATCAAATTGCATTATGATGGGACCTTTATATATTCTTCTAAAGAAAAATATGAAAAAGGTAGAAAAACTCATTGATGAAGCACAGGAAATTTTTACATTAAAAAACAAAGTGCAAGAAACTATTGGGCAGGCGAACCAGCAAAGAAGAAACAAACTTGGCACGCTTACTGCAGATGTTAGTACTGGAGATAGACAGAAGACTACAGCATATCCAGTGGGAAAGATAACTGGCAGAGATAATATTTGTCAGGACATAAGAACAATGCTTCATGCGTCAAAATCTGATGTAGTTGGCATTTATGGCATTGCGGGGTCTGGGAAGACAACACTTGCACAATATGTTTGTAACGCTATgaaagaggaagagggagagaaagAGGAAAGGAAACACCATTTCCACCTTTTTATGTGGATTCACGTCACCCAGAAGTTTAGCGTGCATGCCATTTTCAGTGAGATGTTGGAAGCAGCTTCAGGTAAAAAGGCTGAATATGCTAGCCTTGATGTGATGCAGAAAAAATTAGAGCATGAGCTAAGCACAAAAAGATTCTTATTGGTACTTGATGATGTCTGGTGCAACAAGGATGCCGATGATCAAAATCTGCAACAGTTGATTTTTCCATTGAAATTTGGGTTGGAAGGAAGCAAGATCCTAGCCACAAGTCGAAATAAAGGTGCATTTGCAGCTCTAAGTCCTGAAGTGACATACACTTCTGTTCCAATACCAGACTTGAAtgatgaagacttccgtgaaatGTTCATGTATTATGCACTTGGAAGTTCAGGGCTCCTTGACCCTATGCTTGGAGAACTGGAAGAGATTGGGGCTGAAATAGCGAAGAAGCTAAAGAGGTTACCTCTAGCGGCCAGAACCGTGGGAGGACAGCTACGTAGAAAACAAGATGTTTGGTTCTGGAGGAGTGTGCAAGTTAGGGACCTTTTGAACGAGACGACTGGAGCTCTTTGGTGGAGCTACCAGCAATTTGATGAGCATGTGAGGCAATGCTTTGCTTATTGCAGTATTTTTTCCAGAAGACATCATTTCAAACGTGATGAGTTAGTACAGTTCTGGATGGCAGGAGCGTTTATAGAGACAACTAATGTTGCACAGGATCTGTATGATGTTGGTCAGAATTACTTTGATGAATTATTGTCAGCCTCATTTCTGCAATTAGGAGAGAGACAAGTGGAATTTGGATGTGAGGTTGATTACTTCACTATTCATGACCTGCTGCATGATTTAGCAGAGGAGGCTGCTAGAGGAGATTGCTTCAGAATCGAGGAAGGTGTCACAGAAGAAGTTCCTCCAGATGTTCGTCATCTATTCGTCGAAAGTTGTGATATAAAGATGCTTACAGAGAAAATATATGAATTGCAGAATTTGCGCACTCTCATCATTGATTGCTATATAAATATTGGTTCAAGAGATGAAAAAGTCTTCGAGAGAATGTTCAGGAGGTTGAAGAAATTGCGGGTGCTGGTTTTACATTTGGCTGCAGGTGATGGTAATATCATTTCACTTCCAGCATGTATTGGTCTGTTAAAGCATCTAAGGTATTTTGGTTTCAATGTGAGCGGTAGAGCAACAATAATTATGCCAAACAGTGTTACCAAGCTTTACCACATTCAAGTGCTAGACAATTTTAGTAGCGGTGGTGTGGTTTTTACTGGTAGTAAAAATATTAGTCAGCTCATTAACTTGCGGTGTATATGCAGCATGGAAAACTTTCCAGACATTGGCAGGCTGAAATGGCTCCGTAAGTTAGTACGCTTCAGTGTAAGCAAGACACAGGGGTACGAGCTACGACAATTGAAGGACCTAAGCAAGCTTGCAGGCGCGCTAAGTATCACGGGTCTTGAGAATGTCCAAAGCAAGGAAGAATCTATTGAAGCCAGTCTTGCACACAAGGACCGGCTGAGAGAACTTAAACTATCCTGGAAAGATACGAGTTGCAGTCCAGAAGTTGAAGCGGAGGTGCTTGAGGGCCTTTGCCCACCGAAATATCTTGAGAGACTAGAAGTTTGGAACTACCATGGTTCAAAGTACCCAGATTGGATGGTGGGTCAGCAGAATGGCGGCCCAAAGCATTTGCGTAATCTTTGGCTCCACAGCTGCTGCCGACTTGAACAGGCTCCTCAACTTTTTGAGGTCTTTCTGCATCTCCGTTGGTTTAGGCTTTATTTCAGCAATTGGCATTCCTTGCCAGATAATATGGAGCGGCTGGCGTCACTCCTGTTACTGGACATTAATCGTTGCCCGAATATTCAATCACTTCCAGCACTGCCCTCCTCCCTTGAGAGGTTTTATCTCAGGTCCTGCAGCGAGGAGTTGATGAGGTCATGCGAAACAATTGGACATCCAAACTGGCAAAAGATTCAGCGCATTCCTGATATTTCTATTATCCGTGATTAAGATGGGTTGGAAGGTACATCTGCAACTCCTTTGTTCCTTTTATGTAGCTATATGATATATGTTAATTAATAAAAGGCATTACAACATATCAATATGTTTCTTATTCTATTGTTTAAACCTATTAAATACCAGTCTACACGCTGGAAGCGGGAGCTAAAGAAGGTGTCTCCATCAGATGCTTGAAGCGCCCCAACACATGGAGATGGGGGTTTCCTGCCAATCTACAGGCTTAAATAACGGCGTTTCCTGGGTCTATGTGGTTGGTAACACTTGACCAATTATAAGTACATTTCAGAGGACGCGAAATTATTGTCAGTGGTTGCAACTCATGACCTCTTAACTCATTGGGCTCCTATATGGTGTGTACTGTGGAATCATGAACGGCAAATTTACTTGTTTCCTGTTGGTCTGTAGTAGTGTGGAACCCCATACACTGGATTTATGTGCGTGTCCCTTGCTTGTAATAACTTGGgaatattagtttcccgtcagtAATCAAGAATGTCTGTTGTTGGTCTGTAGTACTTACTAGTTTCCTGGATTTAATTGCTGAGTATTTTAGTGTGGGTATGCAGATCCTAAACTTAGTAAGTGAATGCATCTGTGCAGGTATTGTTTAGTAAGTGAATAGTAGTATGTTTCAACAAAGGGAAGTACGTGCCTGATTTTGTTTGTCTCCACGGGCTCCCGTTGTGGCGAAGCTGCCGGCCAGGtttaaaatataaaataaaattaATCAGGGGTTTATTTTGCTTCACATGGGCACAGAGAGATCTTCGACAGTGTACGGTGCAGCTTGCTCTGTTTTGAGGCCGAATTTCGTGGGGCGTCATGTTCCACATCGATAGGTTTCTCTCTGGCAGCCTTTTGTGCCAGTATGCACCCAGCACGGAACGCAGCACAAAACCTAGCCCCCGCGTCGCCGCCACCCCTTGCCGCTagccctcttcctcctcccctttCCCGCCGCCGCCAGCCAGAGCCGCCGGGGCAAAGCCCCCCGCGGTGGCTGGCGGTGGCTGGCGGCGGGGGCTTCTCCCCTCCTCGCGTTCGTGGCCTGCGGGAGCGGCCAGGCCGAGCGGAGGCGCCGGGGCGCGTGGATCCtggtggcgcggcggcgacgATCTTGACGGCGGCAAGCCCATGGCGCGGCTGCAGATGGGTCGACGCCGAGCTGTGTGGCGGCTGCGTGCGGGTCTCCTCGTGGCGGCGGCCTTCGTCGGCGGCGGGGCGCCACGTGCGCGGCATCCGGCGAGGGGTGGGGACGCGGCCACGGTGGCTTCTCATGCGAGTACACGGAGAAGAGGCTGCGGCGTGTGTCCTCGGGGAGGATGGCTATCCTCGTCCAGATCCGTCGGCGGCATGGCGGCGGAGGTCGCAGTGGCCGGTCGGCGGTGGCGGAACTTCGCCGGTGGCAGCGGCGAGGTTCTGTCTGGatcccggggcggcggccctggagGGTGGCTGCTGGTGAAGCTAGGGCTTCCCGCGGCGACATGGCGTGGTGCAGTCCCTGTCCAAGGCGGATCTGTGACGGCGATCTGCTTTGGATTGGTTCAGATCAGAGACGGTGACGAGCGCGCGGGATCCTTCTCGGCGGCTCTCGCGGCTTGGCGAGGCGGGGTGGGAGCCCTCCTCCTAGGCTTCAGTGGTGGCACACTCAGGCAGTGGCCGGTGCGCCAGGGATCCCACGGTGGCACTGTTGCTGCGGTTGGTCGCCGGATCTAGGCGGCTGTATCTGGGGCTTTGAAGGCGGTCGAGACGGTGCACAGGTTGTTGGGTGGATTTCTTGGGACGGATCCGGGTGAAAACCTGGTCTTCGGTTGATGGCCGGAGCCGGTGATGACGATGCCCTTATCATCCTTTTCTTCATGAAGGCATCATCGAGGTGAAGCTCCCAACTCCACTCaatacctccgggggaaaccctagattaGCTGATCGGATGTTGGCGGCATTCATGTGTCGTAACCCCCTTTGGGGCGGCATTCTTGGAGGTGCACTCGGCTTCGCGGGACCAGCGGACGgcttctttggtggagcggtgctccATCCTACACACTGAAGGCGACGGATCTTGACGGCATGGTGCAGTGCAGATTCGGAGTTCGATGTGGGAGGATGGACTCACGCAGGAGGACGGcgctgtctggcgtcgtggtggcgtcgatggcagagagacctggcacggtagatgcaacagtacagctctgaagatggactcgtggcaggtggctgcggcggcctcatactcggcaggcgtcctggttgaggagtgcgccggactggtaggtgccccataccaggcaggcgtcctggttgggacctcaggtcttaaaTGTTTAGGTTTgactgcgatgtctgtttggtattagacCCAGGCTATCAACGccccttcatcaattggataggtgtaacgacagttgttgcttagacggtggctttagtcttgctgttgtatgactttgtaaggtcttgtgaaaataattaataaaataaCCGCAtacatcgtccagatgcagaggccggggatcatcctccttttctaaaaataATGCATCCAGCACGGAGTAGTAATAGTACCACCCATGTTCGAGTCTTTGCTATGCTACTAATTTCCATCAAACCGTATACACATGAAGTGGTAACAGCTATAGCGAGCAGAGGGGAGACAAATGGTTTAGTGAAGAGGTAGCAGATGTGTCCAAGAAATGAGAGGCTAGTTTTCGCTAATTAACTGAACAAGCCCCTTCTACTTAATTAATATATAGAACCCTAAGGGCTCCTGTAAAAAGATGGTGGAAAATGAACACGTAACCAAGAACCATAGAAATTAGTGCATTGACACAATATGAATGTACATTGTCATAAAAATTCAAACCAATACTCGAAACATTGCTGGAGATAAAAAATATCAAATCTGACACTGATTAGTACACAACACAAGTTGGGTTTCAGTTTTGGTCCATTAGCACATTGACGtcaaatttgttatttttgtttcttgagctttttttttgaatttttatttaaatttttgtgaCAACATACATTAATGTTGTATCGATGCACTAAATTCTTTCTGAATTTTTTGAAACATTTTTCAATGTGCAACGGGTCCGGTGCACCGGTAGCACCAATTGCCTTGGTGCACCAGATACATTCCCCGTACATCGGCGGATGGCACGAGCGGCGGCCGGCGACAGCGACAAATGCCCTAAGCGTTCCAGGAGAATAGATCAACCGATTGGATCGATTACATTGTCTGTAGGCCAAACAATAGCCAGCCACGTACATATCTATGGACTATTGGACTTTGGTCGGTGTAGCTGGTTCAATGAATAATTTTTATATAGGCTCATGATGCAATTAGTTGCGGGCATTAGCAAACGGCCATTAGTGacagattttttttttaaaaggaggatgaccccagCCGCTGCATATGggagatgcatgcggccattttattgattattctcaAGAACCTTATAAAGTAGAacaacaatatgcctgaatcGATCATCTTGGCAATctgccgctactcctatccatatgatgaaggggTGCAAGCGGGGCCTCATATCCAGAcctctcacctaagcctaacatctaaagccggaggcccCGACCGAGCCATCTGCCAGGTCCGGGGCACAAACCGGTCCGACACACTCACATGTGTCATCACCGCCATCTTTCACTggtccatcttcagagcagattgaggtgccaaccttggcaggtcctccgtcatcgacgccaccacgacgccaaacgacgacctccacctacacgagccttggcaggtcctccgccatcgacgccaccatgatGCCAAACGTCGACCTCCATGAACGTGAATCCATCTCCAAGCAACGGACGTAGATCCATGCTAGGATAGGACCGCACCACCGCCGTTGCCCACCACCCGCAAGCGCCACCCAACCCCAAGGTTCCCAAAGCGGCACCTTCAAGAAGGGAATGCCGCCACCACCCAACAAAGTTAGGGCTTTCGCCCAGGAGACCTAGGGGAAGGGGAAGTGAGGAGATCAGTCCATaccgacgcctccaaggaggagaGCGGCGCCCTCAGGCATCGCCGTCGGCACGGCCGATCATGGCCGGCCAGGGATTTCGCCCAAACTAGATCCCCGCCACCACCAGCGCCTCCTGTACAGAACCGGCGACCAAGGGAGGCATGGCCTGACCAGACTGGCCCGCACGTCGAACAGGGGAGGAAGGGAGGCGCCAGATCGTGCGCACCGACCCCCGCAGAAGCCGCCGCCAACGACCACCGGGATCCCGCCGCCTACGCGGCCAGGACGCCGGATCCATCGCCCGCACGGCTGCTCGCCGGAGCCAGCCGTGCCTCACCAAAGGAGCCGCCGCTACAGATCCGGGACTCCCCACGCAAGCAGGGCAGCCgaggccccgccgccaccatccttGGCACCCCGGGCTTGCCCGGCGGCTGCCTCAGGTGGCGGCGAGGAGGTGGGACGAGGTGGGGAGGGGGCCGCGGCAGTGCGGCTAGGGTTCCCCCACTGCCGCCGGGGGAGGCGATGAGGGGGTCGCGGGAGGGGTTAGGCCATTAGTGACAAATGCGATGAACGCCACCCTTTGCGCACCCTACACTAATGCTGAAGTAAAGACCGCATTATTTCAAATGTTTCCCATGAAGGCCCCAGGCCCAGATGGGTATCCCGCCCACTTCTACCAGCGCCACTAGGATATATGCGGTGAAGAGGTCACCAAGATAGTGCTGAGAATAGTCCGTGGAGAAGAAAGTCCAGAGTGCATTAATGATACAATCATGGTCCTCATTCCAAAGGTAACAAACCCAATTGTTTTGGCTCAGTCTAGACCTATCAGTCTTTGCAATGTGTTATACAAGATAGTTTCAAAGGTTGTTGCAAATAGATTGAAGGTTATACTACCGGATATTATCTCAGAAGAGCAGTCGGCGTTTGTGCCAGGAAGGCAAATCACAGATAACATTATATGTGCTTATGAGTGCTTGCATTTCATGAAACAGTCTAGATCAAAAATCAACAGTTTTTGTGCTTTGAAGTTGGACATGATGAAAGCCTATGATAGACTGGAGTGGTCCTATTTGAAAGCGATCATGTGAAAACTTGGCTTTGCGGCGCAATGGATCAAGA
This genomic window contains:
- the LOC109762416 gene encoding putative disease resistance protein RGA1 isoform X2, translating into MGAFVNGLAVAAVGWWLAPVITFLLNKLLAYLYDASQDFIDMRSGTMPRLRFTLGEVMEQRMLIKLSKKESDVTTKLSGLDSLLKKLKDALYEAEDILDLVDYHRIEKEVGKAGSSTWLQWCWQRLCDITREKSAWLLQRAKQSLCWLRGCLHIAGDTSAPLLQWVHERFCWLWPWVRVAGQRTAPLLQLAKKGLCWLWGCVTGPGELLPSASAPSTSLVQRISSCCSCIFHWLTTKTTRAIEGARYYRDWSLDELGFTRYQQAVVMESNCIMMGPLYILLKKNMKKVEKLIDEAQEIFTLKNKVQETIGQANQQRRNKLGTLTADVSTGDRQKTTAYPVGKITGRDNICQDIRTMLHASKSDVVGIYGIAGSGKTTLAQYVCNAMKEEEGEKEERKHHFHLFMWIHVTQKFSVHAIFSEMLEAASGKKAEYASLDVMQKKLEHELSTKRFLLVLDDVWCNKDADDQNLQQLIFPLKFGLEGSKILATSRNKGAFAALSPEVTYTSVPIPDLNDEDFREMFMYYALGSSGLLDPMLGELEEIGAEIAKKLKRLPLAARTVGGQLRRKQDVWFWRSVQVRDLLNETTGALWWSYQQFDEHVRQCFAYCSIFSRRHHFKRDELVQFWMAGAFIETTNVAQDLYDVGQNYFDELLSASFLQLGERQVEFGCEVDYFTIHDLLHDLAEEAARGDCFRIEEGVTEEVPPDVRHLFVESCDIKMLTEKIYELQNLRTLIIDCYINIGSRDEKVFERMFRRLKKLRVLVLHLAAGDGNIISLPACIGLLKHLSMENFPDIGRLKWLRKLVRFSVSKTQGYELRQLKDLSKLAGALSITGLENVQSKEESIEASLAHKDRLRELKLSWKDTSCSPEVEAEVLEGLCPPKYLERLEVWNYHGSKYPDWMVGQQNGGPKHLRNLWLHSCCRLEQAPQLFEVFLHLRWFRLYFSNWHSLPDNMERLASLLLLDINRCPNIQSLPALPSSLERFYLRSCSEELMRSCETIGHPNWQKIQRIPDISIIRD
- the LOC109762416 gene encoding putative disease resistance protein RGA3 isoform X1, whose protein sequence is MGAFVNGLAVAAVGWWLAPVITFLLNKLLAYLYDASQDFIDMRSGTMPRLRFTLGEVMEQRMLIKLSKKESDVTTKLSGLDSLLKKLKDALYEAEDILDLVDYHRIEKEVGKAGSSTWLQWCWQRLCDITREKSAWLLQRAKQSLCWLRGCLHIAGDTSAPLLQWVHERFCWLWPWVRVAGQRTAPLLQLAKKGLCWLWGCVTGPGELLPSASAPSTSLVQRISSCCSCIFHWLTTKTTRAIEGARYYRDWSLDELGFTRYQQAVVMESNCIMMGPLYILLKKNMKKVEKLIDEAQEIFTLKNKVQETIGQANQQRRNKLGTLTADVSTGDRQKTTAYPVGKITGRDNICQDIRTMLHASKSDVVGIYGIAGSGKTTLAQYVCNAMKEEEGEKEERKHHFHLFMWIHVTQKFSVHAIFSEMLEAASGKKAEYASLDVMQKKLEHELSTKRFLLVLDDVWCNKDADDQNLQQLIFPLKFGLEGSKILATSRNKGAFAALSPEVTYTSVPIPDLNDEDFREMFMYYALGSSGLLDPMLGELEEIGAEIAKKLKRLPLAARTVGGQLRRKQDVWFWRSVQVRDLLNETTGALWWSYQQFDEHVRQCFAYCSIFSRRHHFKRDELVQFWMAGAFIETTNVAQDLYDVGQNYFDELLSASFLQLGERQVEFGCEVDYFTIHDLLHDLAEEAARGDCFRIEEGVTEEVPPDVRHLFVESCDIKMLTEKIYELQNLRTLIIDCYINIGSRDEKVFERMFRRLKKLRVLVLHLAAGDGNIISLPACIGLLKHLRYFGFNVSGRATIIMPNSVTKLYHIQVLDNFSSGGVVFTGSKNISQLINLRCICSMENFPDIGRLKWLRKLVRFSVSKTQGYELRQLKDLSKLAGALSITGLENVQSKEESIEASLAHKDRLRELKLSWKDTSCSPEVEAEVLEGLCPPKYLERLEVWNYHGSKYPDWMVGQQNGGPKHLRNLWLHSCCRLEQAPQLFEVFLHLRWFRLYFSNWHSLPDNMERLASLLLLDINRCPNIQSLPALPSSLERFYLRSCSEELMRSCETIGHPNWQKIQRIPDISIIRD